AAACAAAAAGCCCTGGAACCGGTTTGGTTTCAGGGCTTTATTGTGGGCGCTATAGGATTTGAACCTATGACCTTTCGCGTGTGAGGCGAACGCTCTAAACCGCTGAGCTAAGCACCCATATGGGCACAGAAAACTTAAAATTTTCTGTGCTGCTAATTTACAAATTATTTAGGAAAAAGTCAGTCATTAAGTTATATAATTGTATTCTTGTCATGCCGCCATAAATGCTGTGGTCACGCCCGGGGTAATACATTACCCTGAACTGCTTGTTTGCATCAATTAAACGGTTTACAAGCTCAACTGAATTCTGGAAATGCACGTTGTCATCCCCTGTCCCGTGAATCAAAAGAAACTTTCCCTTGAGGTTTTCAGCATAGTTCAGTACCGCACTTTCCTCGTATCCTTTCGGATTCAGTTCGGGAAGCGACATGTAACGCTCTGTATAGATATCGTCGTAAAACCTCCAGCTTGTTACAGGGGCAACTGCAATTGCCGCCTTGTAGTACTCAGGCGCCCTCATGATGGCTGAGGCCGATGAATAACCGCCGTAGCTCCAGCCCCAGATACCTATCCTGCCGCCATCCACATAAGGAAGGCTGCTTAAATACTTTGCCGTTTCGGTAAGGTCGTTTACTTCCCAGTGGCCCAGGTTTTTATAGGCCAGCTTTTTATACTCAGAGTTCCTGCCTCCTGTAATACGGCAGTCCATTGTAACAATGATATATCCTTTTTCAGCAAGCAGCTGATGCCACAGGCCGTCACGGCTCCATGAATCGCTAACCTGCTGCGATCCCGGTCCGTTATAATTCATAACAATTACCGGGTACTTTTTCGTATTGTCAAAGCTGCGCGGCCTTATCATCGACGCATCCAGCTCCGTTCCGTCTGAAGCCTTAAAGGTAAAGAATTCCACTGGGGAAAGGCTGTAATCTTTCAGGGCATTCATATCGCTCCAGACGAGTGTTGTGATCCTTTTGCCGTCGCTTCCCAAAAGGTATGTATTGTAAAGTGTATTGGCGTTGGAATACCTGTCGATAAAGTATTTTGCATTTGAAGAGAGGTTTACAGTGTGGCTTCCCTCCTGCTCTGTCAATAGCTTCCCTTCGCCTCCTGTCACCGGCACTGAATAAAGATCCTGGAAGCGGCGGCCTCTTTCATTTGAAGTATAGAAAACTGTTTTTGAAGCCTCATCAACTCCCAAAACATTATCCACAACAAAACTTCCTTTTGTAATCTGGTTCAGGAGCTTACCCGAATAGTCATAAAGATAAAGGTGGTTAAACCCATCCCTGTCTGAGGCCCAGATGAATGTTTTCTTATCCTTAAGGAATGTGAGGGCATCCTGAACGTCCACCCACGATTCAGGACTGTTTTCTTCCACGATGAGTTTTGAGCTGCCCGTATTAACGTCGCAGAAAAGAAGTTCCAGGTGGTTCTGAAGGCGGTTTAATTTCTGGACGGACAGGATTTTAGGATCAGCCGTAAACTGAATGCGCGGAACATAAATATCGGTCTCTTTCCCTAAGTCCATCCATTGGGTTTTTCCGGATTCAGTATTTACAACTCCTATTTTAACAATTGCGTTTTTGGCTCCCGGCTTTGGGTATCTGTATTTGTAGCCCTGAAAATAAAGCGAGTCGTAGTTGACGAGCTCAACTTCAGGCTCCGGTGACTGGTCAAGGCGCCAGAATGCAATTGTTCTGCTGTCTGGTGACCACTGCCATCCGTCAATAATTGAGAACTCTTCCTCATAAACCCAGTCGAAGTGACCATTAAGAATAGTTTCGCTCCCGTCAAATGTAAGCTGTTTTTCCCTGTCTGTTGCAATATCCACTACAAACATATTATTCCCGCGTACAAAGCCGATTTTTTTGCCGTCGGGAGAAAACTGTGCGTTTGACTGTTCCTTGTCCGACTGTGCAAGAAGGAAGAATCTCTTGTCCTTTGTGTCGTAGATATAGAAGGTGCCGCCGGATTTAGTCCTGCGGGCAGGGAGGACTCCGGTAAAAAGCAAGTAGCGTCCATCAGGCGACCACGTATAATTCTGGATCTGGAAAGGCTTATCGCCGCTCTCGAGCTTCAGGTCGTTTCCTGAGACAACTTCCTTTTCCTCTCCGCTTTTAACGTCGTGCTGATAGATTGAAACTGCGGCGTCCTTACTGGCCAGGTATGAAAATTTATTGCCGCCATCGAACCACTGCACGCCCTTAAGGCTGCTGCCATAGAAAGCGCGGTTGGTATAAAGGTCCTCTACCGTAAGGGAACTTGGCTGGGAATAAAGACAGGAAACGGATATTGTAAAATATAACAAAGTGATAAATGAAAACGGCTTTTTCATTACCGGACTCCGAAATTAAAAATTAGATATACTTATAACTATACTGAAAGACTAACGGTGACTGCTTAGAAAGAAGGACATTTTTTCAAGTCAGGTCACAGGTCAAGCTCTCTTTTCATTTTAACCAGCGTATCCTGTATGCTATGGGGTTTGTAGCCCAATGAGGTTTCGGCTTTAAGAATGACGAGGCCAGATTTCAGCGGTCTTTGTGCCGTCTGGTTCAGGTCGCACGTCTTAATCGGCTTAACAAGATTCCTGTCAAGCCTGAAGAAGTCCGCAATCTGCAGCGTAAAGTCATAGCGGGAGAGGAATTCCTTTCCCCCGATGTTAAAGATTCCCTGGCGGCGGAACTCAACAATGCGGCTGATGGCATCTACCAGGTCGTCTATATAGGTCGGGTTATTGATCTGGTCGGTTACAATTCTTATCTCTTTTTCCTCTTTTAGTGAATTCACTACCCAGCGAACAAAGTCGGGCCTTCCGTTTTTAACGGGGCCGTAAAGGACGTTAGTCCTGATAATTGTATTTGTAGCCCCGATGAGCCTCAAGGCGTTTTCGCTTGCAAGCTTTGTCCTGCCGTAGTATCCGAGGGGGTTTGGCTTTGCGTCTTCGGGATAGGGGCCGTTTTTGCCGTCAAAGATGTAATCGGTTGATATATGAATGAGGTGAGTATCGATGATGCGTGAAGTTTCAGCCAGGTATTCAACGCCCTTGACGTTTACCTTCCAGGCAGTCTCGCGTTCCTTTTCACATAGGTCAACATTTGTAAAAGCCGCGGCATTTACAATATAGTCCGGGTAGAAGTCGTAGACCACGTTCTTTACCGATTCCCTTCTCGTCATGTCAATCTGCATGTAGGGAATGGAGGAATCGTTATATGAAACCTCCTCAACGGAGCTAGCAAGGAGCTCCACATTCCTTTGCCTGGAGAAATAATCCACCAGCCGCTGCCCGAGCATTCCGTTTGCACCGACAACAAGTATTCTGTTTTTAATTAAATCGTGCGAATGTATCATTTTTTAACTTTAGAAAATCCTTAATTTCACTGTAAGAGGCAGTTACACCCGAAGCTGCGTTAGCAATGCGGGCGGCTTCAGCAAGACTTTTGCCTTTAAGAAATGAAGTAAAAAACGCGGCCCCGAAAATGTCGCCGCAGCCCACCTTGTTAACGCAGTTTATTTTAATTGCGGACTGAAAATAAGATTTTAATTCTCCATTCTCAAGGCTATATATTTTACTTCCCAGTTCTCCCTTTGTAACAATGAGGCATTTAAGCCCTGCATGAAGAACCTCACGTGCAATTTCAATTTCACTTTCCTTTGAGCTTAAAGTCCTGAGCTCATTTTCATTTACCTGTACAATATCAACCTGTGCAATCCATTCCATGGCATGGGGTATCAGTCTGAATTCCCTCTGGTTATTTTCCCCGAGTCCGCGTGAAAGTGTGTGGACGTCTAAATAGACCGGGCCCTTGAAATCATTCCTTAAAGACTTCAGGTCCTCAAGCCTCAGGTCAAATCCCGTAATCATGTTAACCAAAATGCCGTTAAATGAGTTCAATTCCTTAAGGGCAGATATATCCAGGTGTTCAGCCAGGTTCTCGTAATTTTCACACCTTTCCGCGTTATCCGGAATAAAAAGATTTACTCTCGGTATCCTGCCCTTATACTGAAAAAAGTCTTTTTTCAGGCCGTCGTAAAGGGGGGAAAAAAGACTTTCAGATTCCTTTTCCATCGAGGTCAATAGCATGATATCGTCCTTTTCTTCAAGGAAGCTTTTAAGTCCCAGTACGGAATAGAAAATTCCTCCCGGCTTAACCTCATGTCCGCCTTTTATGTGGATATGATCCTCAACCGAATGTCCGATTACCAGTAACTTCATAATATCTCAAATAGGGTGAAAAAAACATATGGAATATTAATTGCCCGGCAATTAATGCTTTAGGCAGCTTAAATTTCGACGGGATAAATATATGCAAATAGAGTGAAAATTGCTTAAAAGGCGGAAACATGTCTAAAAATTTGAATGTTATATAAGTACAAATAGATTATATTATGTAATTAATCCAAAACTTTCGGGAAATTACTTAAATGAAAATCGGTATTACCTGTTATCCCACCTATGGCGGAAGCGGCGTTGTGGCAACAGAACTTGGAAAGGCACTTGCGGCCAAAGGCCACCAGATACATTTTATCAGTTATGCACTGCCGCACCGTCTGACTAACTTCGTCGAGAACATATATTTTCATGAAGTGGAAATGAGCAATTATCCCCTCTTTGAGTTTCAGCTCTATTCGCTTGCACTTACAAGCAAGATAGTTGAAGTAGTAAGGTATGAGAAACTGGATCTTCTGCACGTGCATTATGCCATTCCACATGCTGTAAGCGGATACCTGGCAAAGCAGATATTAAGAAAAGGCAATTCCGATCTCAAAGTAGTAACGACGCTGCACGGAACGGACATTACGCTCGTAGGTCTGGAGCCCTCGTTTCTGCCGCTGGTAAAATTCTCAATTGAAGAAAGCTGCGGCGTTACGGCCGTATCGCGCTTTCTGAAGGAGAAGACACTTACAAACTATCACATAGAAAAAGATATAAGCGTAATTTATAATTTTATAGACACCAATCTTTTTAAGAGGGTCGACAGTGAAAACTTAAGGAAGCACATTGCGCCAAACGGGGAGAAGGTGCTGGTGCATACCTCAAACTTCCGCCCTGTAAAAAGGGTGCAGGATACGATAAAGATTTTTGAAAAGGTGGTAAAGGAAGTCCCGAGTAAACTTATTCTTGTTGGAGACGGTCCCGACAGGTACGAGTGTGAGCGTCTTACAAGAGAGCTGGGACTGCAGAACGACACGTTTTTCCTGGGGAAGCAGGATGGCCTGGTTGAGATTTTAAGTGCGTCGGATCTTTTCCTTCTGCCTTCGCAGTCTGAGAGTTTCGGGCTTTCAGCCCTTGAGGCCATGGCGTGCAGCGTGCCGGTTGTAAGCACCAGTGTAGGAGGAATCCCTGAACTTGTAATACACGACCAGACCGGTTACATCGCTGAGATCGGGGACACGGACAGGATGGCAAAATATGCAATTGATCTTCTAACTAATGAAAGGAAGTATGAGGAATTTGCAAAGAATTCAAGACAGCGTGCTGTAGAGGATTTTGAAAAGAGCAAGATCGTGCCGGAATACGAGCAGTATTATATGGATGTGCTGAATCATTAACGTTCGACGGTATTTGGAAGCCCTCAGGGGAGGGCTTCTTTGTGAGCGGCTAATCTATTTTTGCAGTTACGGGTTTTCTTCCGATTGAGTAATAAGTAAAGCCTAGTTCCTGCATCTTCTCCGGCGTAAAGATATTCCTTCCGTCAAATATTACGGGCTCTTTAAGAGTATTCTTAAGAATCGTGAAATCGGGGTTCCGGAATTCATTCCATTCCGTCACTATTATAAGTGCATCTGCATTTTTAACTGCATCATATTCATTTTCGGCAAAGGTTACCGAATTCTTCAGATAAAACTTTGAGGCTTCAATTGCCGCAGGGTCATATGCTGAAACCGAGGCGCCAAGTTCCAGAAGTCTTTTTATAACAACCACTGAAGGCGCTTCCCGCATATCGTCGGTATTAGGCTTAAATGCAAGTCCCCAGAGAGCAAAGCGCCTGCCATTTATATCGCCGTTAAAGTGTTTCAGAATTTTATTTACCAGGACCAGCTTCTGTTCACGATTTACTTTATCTACAACGGTAAGTATTTTCATTTCCGATTCATAGTCGCAGGAAGTCTTAATAAGCGCGTTGACGTCTTTCGGGAAACAGCTTCCCCCGTAGCCTATGCCCGCAAAGAGAAATCTTTTACCTATGCGCGTGTCAGTTCCCATGCCCTTGCGGACCATGTCCACGTTGGCGCCAACTTTCTCGCAGAAGTTAGCCAGTTCATTCATATAGGTGATGCGCATGGCAAGGTATGAATTGGCGGCATACTTTGTCACCTCGGCACTTGCCGTATCCATTTCAAGGATAGGGTTCCCCTGGCGTACAAAAGGCTCATAAAGAATCTTCATCATCTCAAGGGCCTTTTCCGAATCGGAGCCAACGACAATGCGGTCGGGCTTCATAAAGTCTTCAACTGCAAAACCTTCCCTTAAGAACTCAGGGTTGGAGACGACGTCAAAGCTGGCGAGGCCGAACTTTTTCAGGATTGAGCGGACCTTGTCTGCCGTGCCGACAGGGACGGTACTCTTATTTACAATAACTTTGTAATCCCTGCCGCCCGAGGCTTCAAGAATTTTGCCGATATCCTCAGCGATGCCGAATACATATTTCAGGTCAGCCGAACCGTCCTCACCCTGCGGCGTAGGCAGGCAGAGAAAAATTATTTCGGAGCTTTCCACGGCATGCTTAAGGTCGTCAGTAAAAGACAACCTCTTCTTTGCAATGTTCCGGTAGAAAATAAAATCGAGTCCGGGCTCATATATTGTAACTTCAGCATTCTGGAGCTTTTCAAGTTTATCCTGGTTGTTATCCACACAGATCACCTGATTACCCATTTCAGCAAAGCAGGTTCCGGAGACAAGCCCGACATAGCCGGTGCCTATTACTGCCAGATTCATTTTACCTCCAAGTAAAAAATATTTTTCTTCTCTTCAATTCATATTACACAAAGGATCAAAAACTTAAAAGAACAAACGTTTTATCTTACACAAAATCTAAAACAAAAAATCTTTTTCGATATCCCGGAAAGCTATGGCCTTTTTGTCTTTTTCAGAGACAACCGGGTTTTCAATTTTCCAGTCTATATTAAGGTCACCATCGCAATATATAATTGACCTTTCATCGGGCTTGCTGTAGAATGCCGTACACTTATAGTGGAAAAGAGCCTCGGATGAATGGACTGAAAAACCGTGTGCAAAGCCCGGTGGAATCCAGAGCTGTCTGTGGTTTTCATCAGAAAGCTCCACTGCAACGTACTGCCCGAAAGTAGGGGAATTAAATCTTATGTCCACCGCAATATCCAGGACCTTGCCCTGTATAACCTGGCAGAGTTTCCCCTGGGCATTTTCACCCACCTGATAGTGGAGACCTCTTAAGGTGCCGTAGGTGGATTTAGAAATATTATCCTGTACAAATTCGTAATTTATTCCGATATCATTATATTTTTTTTGGCTGAATGATTCAAAGAAATATCCGCGCTCGTCACGGAATACGTCCGGTTCAATTACAAGAACGCCTTTAAGTCTGGTTTCTGTTACTTTCATAATTGCTAACTAGCTTTAGCTCTCCTTCAGTATTTTTTCAAGATAAGATCTGTAGAAACATTTAGGGATGCTGTTTATCAGCTCTTCAAATCCCTTCCTGTCTATAAATTTCATTGTATATGCAATTTCCTCCACGCATGCGACCTTAAGTCCCTGCCGGTCCTCAATGACGCCGAAGAAGTTGGAAGCCTGCAGTAGTGCCTCGGGTGTACCTGTATCCAGCCAGGCAACGCCGCGGCCGATCTTTTCGACCTTCAGTTTTCCCATTTCCATATATTTGCGGTTAACGTCCGTTATTTCGAGCTCACCGCGCGCCGAGGGCTTCAGGTTTTTGGAAATTTCCACCACGCAGTTGTCGTATACGTAGAGCCCGGGAACGGCATAATTGCTTTTGGGGCTTTGGGGTTTTTCTTCAATTGAGATAGCCTTGCCGTCCTTGTCAAACTCCACCACGCCGTAGCGTTCAGGGTCGTTAACCTGGTAGCCGAAGACCGTAGCGCCTTCCTTTTGTTTTAGTGCATTATAGAGGAAATCCATTTTGCCATAGAATATATTGTCTCCCAGAACAAGCGTAACGCTGTCGCCTGCGATGAACTTTTCGCCGAGTATAAAGGCCTCGGCAATACCGTTCGGGGCTTCCTGCACGGCATATTCAATGTTTAAGCCCAGGTGGTGCCCGCTGTTAAAAAGCTGGTGAAATAAAGGGATGGTTTCCTTATTTGAAATAATGAGTATATCTTTAATTCCTCCAAGCATAAGGATAGAAAGAGGGTAATAAATAAGAGGCTTGTCATAAATCAGAGTAAGCTGCTTACTATAGACCCTTGTAATAGGATAGAGGCGGGAGCCTGCCCCTCCTGCTAAAATTATTCCCTTCATTTAGTTCACCTGTTTATTAAATAATCTGATTGATTTACCTTAGTATTTTGGGTTCTGGTGCCACTGCCAGGCACTTTTAATAATGTCATCCAGTCCGTATTCAGGGATCCACTGCAGTACTTCGCGGGCTTTCTTATTGTCTGCAATGAGGATTGCAGGATCCCCCGGGCGCCTTGCGGA
The sequence above is drawn from the Ignavibacteria bacterium genome and encodes:
- a CDS encoding S9 family peptidase gives rise to the protein MKKPFSFITLLYFTISVSCLYSQPSSLTVEDLYTNRAFYGSSLKGVQWFDGGNKFSYLASKDAAVSIYQHDVKSGEEKEVVSGNDLKLESGDKPFQIQNYTWSPDGRYLLFTGVLPARRTKSGGTFYIYDTKDKRFFLLAQSDKEQSNAQFSPDGKKIGFVRGNNMFVVDIATDREKQLTFDGSETILNGHFDWVYEEEFSIIDGWQWSPDSRTIAFWRLDQSPEPEVELVNYDSLYFQGYKYRYPKPGAKNAIVKIGVVNTESGKTQWMDLGKETDIYVPRIQFTADPKILSVQKLNRLQNHLELLFCDVNTGSSKLIVEENSPESWVDVQDALTFLKDKKTFIWASDRDGFNHLYLYDYSGKLLNQITKGSFVVDNVLGVDEASKTVFYTSNERGRRFQDLYSVPVTGGEGKLLTEQEGSHTVNLSSNAKYFIDRYSNANTLYNTYLLGSDGKRITTLVWSDMNALKDYSLSPVEFFTFKASDGTELDASMIRPRSFDNTKKYPVIVMNYNGPGSQQVSDSWSRDGLWHQLLAEKGYIIVTMDCRITGGRNSEYKKLAYKNLGHWEVNDLTETAKYLSSLPYVDGGRIGIWGWSYGGYSSASAIMRAPEYYKAAIAVAPVTSWRFYDDIYTERYMSLPELNPKGYEESAVLNYAENLKGKFLLIHGTGDDNVHFQNSVELVNRLIDANKQFRVMYYPGRDHSIYGGMTRIQLYNLMTDFFLNNL
- the rfbD gene encoding dTDP-4-dehydrorhamnose reductase, whose product is MIHSHDLIKNRILVVGANGMLGQRLVDYFSRQRNVELLASSVEEVSYNDSSIPYMQIDMTRRESVKNVVYDFYPDYIVNAAAFTNVDLCEKERETAWKVNVKGVEYLAETSRIIDTHLIHISTDYIFDGKNGPYPEDAKPNPLGYYGRTKLASENALRLIGATNTIIRTNVLYGPVKNGRPDFVRWVVNSLKEEKEIRIVTDQINNPTYIDDLVDAISRIVEFRRQGIFNIGGKEFLSRYDFTLQIADFFRLDRNLVKPIKTCDLNQTAQRPLKSGLVILKAETSLGYKPHSIQDTLVKMKRELDL
- a CDS encoding carbohydrate kinase family protein yields the protein MKLLVIGHSVEDHIHIKGGHEVKPGGIFYSVLGLKSFLEEKDDIMLLTSMEKESESLFSPLYDGLKKDFFQYKGRIPRVNLFIPDNAERCENYENLAEHLDISALKELNSFNGILVNMITGFDLRLEDLKSLRNDFKGPVYLDVHTLSRGLGENNQREFRLIPHAMEWIAQVDIVQVNENELRTLSSKESEIEIAREVLHAGLKCLIVTKGELGSKIYSLENGELKSYFQSAIKINCVNKVGCGDIFGAAFFTSFLKGKSLAEAARIANAASGVTASYSEIKDFLKLKNDTFARFN
- the bshA gene encoding N-acetyl-alpha-D-glucosaminyl L-malate synthase BshA yields the protein MKIGITCYPTYGGSGVVATELGKALAAKGHQIHFISYALPHRLTNFVENIYFHEVEMSNYPLFEFQLYSLALTSKIVEVVRYEKLDLLHVHYAIPHAVSGYLAKQILRKGNSDLKVVTTLHGTDITLVGLEPSFLPLVKFSIEESCGVTAVSRFLKEKTLTNYHIEKDISVIYNFIDTNLFKRVDSENLRKHIAPNGEKVLVHTSNFRPVKRVQDTIKIFEKVVKEVPSKLILVGDGPDRYECERLTRELGLQNDTFFLGKQDGLVEILSASDLFLLPSQSESFGLSALEAMACSVPVVSTSVGGIPELVIHDQTGYIAEIGDTDRMAKYAIDLLTNERKYEEFAKNSRQRAVEDFEKSKIVPEYEQYYMDVLNH
- a CDS encoding UDP-glucose/GDP-mannose dehydrogenase family protein, coding for MNLAVIGTGYVGLVSGTCFAEMGNQVICVDNNQDKLEKLQNAEVTIYEPGLDFIFYRNIAKKRLSFTDDLKHAVESSEIIFLCLPTPQGEDGSADLKYVFGIAEDIGKILEASGGRDYKVIVNKSTVPVGTADKVRSILKKFGLASFDVVSNPEFLREGFAVEDFMKPDRIVVGSDSEKALEMMKILYEPFVRQGNPILEMDTASAEVTKYAANSYLAMRITYMNELANFCEKVGANVDMVRKGMGTDTRIGKRFLFAGIGYGGSCFPKDVNALIKTSCDYESEMKILTVVDKVNREQKLVLVNKILKHFNGDINGRRFALWGLAFKPNTDDMREAPSVVVIKRLLELGASVSAYDPAAIEASKFYLKNSVTFAENEYDAVKNADALIIVTEWNEFRNPDFTILKNTLKEPVIFDGRNIFTPEKMQELGFTYYSIGRKPVTAKID
- the rfbC gene encoding dTDP-4-dehydrorhamnose 3,5-epimerase, which codes for MKVTETRLKGVLVIEPDVFRDERGYFFESFSQKKYNDIGINYEFVQDNISKSTYGTLRGLHYQVGENAQGKLCQVIQGKVLDIAVDIRFNSPTFGQYVAVELSDENHRQLWIPPGFAHGFSVHSSEALFHYKCTAFYSKPDERSIIYCDGDLNIDWKIENPVVSEKDKKAIAFRDIEKDFLF
- the rfbA gene encoding glucose-1-phosphate thymidylyltransferase RfbA, which encodes MKGIILAGGAGSRLYPITRVYSKQLTLIYDKPLIYYPLSILMLGGIKDILIISNKETIPLFHQLFNSGHHLGLNIEYAVQEAPNGIAEAFILGEKFIAGDSVTLVLGDNIFYGKMDFLYNALKQKEGATVFGYQVNDPERYGVVEFDKDGKAISIEEKPQSPKSNYAVPGLYVYDNCVVEISKNLKPSARGELEITDVNRKYMEMGKLKVEKIGRGVAWLDTGTPEALLQASNFFGVIEDRQGLKVACVEEIAYTMKFIDRKGFEELINSIPKCFYRSYLEKILKES